In one window of Coleofasciculaceae cyanobacterium DNA:
- a CDS encoding GTPase domain-containing protein, translated as MTGLSNNEIPTGDRGHCTGVRSTIQHQPGIDTYGEITFHSEHSFLQEVIALYYQDLDLGQVPYSLAEFANNPLPSCPTHLANTAVAAGKYEYLERYHQHLPQYRHLLSKSTPIKLIKQQIREYVAQDNLAGERVYYNYLAVKAAKIFCPFPHPDIGQIALIDMPGLGDTGVGDESRLIEILAQDVDLVLFVRMPRPMRDFWADVDVKLYDAANSALTALPFKQWSFLVLNQTRKDSPIGDNSILCQDLASDRENKGLYFADCITANCADVSATNQDLLDPVLNYLVDNITKLDRQYTSSCQDGLLQLQQQVAVELERATKVLKGFASNNYFPKFVELFEELWVELASGLEGLLQDLQAERDLENWKFKQQVEAAVAACREDNGIPTEDEIEKLRHSKGGYPNAYYEYLNEIRAHLSQHFLLLDDVLKQEINKVKAQVAQILIEQGKLGNITAARESEFIDAIAEIIPDHLNRLKLGFQTLAQFDLSYRGLIQHRIRQHLDDLIPDETSLQLSPSPSAAEVLSCLNSLHAEAIYKCETALDDLLAEPNQAAFAIVEEFLDRILRAKKVRQEWLKFLQEIYDRFWLEEFAEFAHNNKISQQWIVGVESAIAANQKDNFQPFGY; from the coding sequence TTGACAGGACTATCTAATAACGAAATACCTACAGGCGATCGCGGACACTGTACGGGAGTTCGCAGTACAATTCAACATCAACCTGGAATAGATACCTACGGCGAGATTACTTTTCATTCCGAGCATTCTTTTCTACAAGAAGTCATCGCTCTCTACTACCAAGATTTAGATTTGGGTCAAGTACCCTACAGTTTAGCTGAGTTTGCTAATAATCCTTTGCCGTCTTGTCCCACTCATCTAGCTAATACGGCAGTAGCGGCAGGGAAATACGAGTATCTTGAAAGATATCACCAGCATCTCCCTCAATATCGTCATCTATTGTCAAAATCAACCCCAATTAAGCTTATTAAACAGCAAATTAGAGAATATGTGGCTCAAGATAACCTTGCAGGGGAACGAGTCTATTACAACTATCTTGCAGTCAAAGCAGCCAAAATATTTTGTCCTTTTCCCCATCCCGATATCGGACAAATTGCTTTGATTGATATGCCAGGATTGGGAGATACAGGAGTAGGAGACGAAAGTAGACTAATTGAAATTTTGGCGCAGGATGTCGATCTAGTATTGTTTGTTAGAATGCCTCGACCAATGAGAGATTTTTGGGCAGATGTAGATGTCAAGCTTTACGATGCAGCCAATTCTGCTTTAACCGCTTTACCTTTTAAACAATGGTCATTTCTAGTTCTCAATCAAACTAGAAAAGATTCTCCCATCGGCGATAATTCTATTCTCTGTCAAGATTTAGCAAGCGATCGCGAAAATAAAGGACTGTATTTTGCTGACTGTATTACGGCTAATTGTGCAGATGTATCTGCAACTAATCAAGATCTTCTTGACCCTGTATTGAATTATTTAGTTGACAATATTACCAAACTCGATCGCCAGTACACATCTTCTTGTCAGGATGGATTGCTCCAGCTGCAACAGCAGGTAGCAGTAGAATTAGAGCGAGCAACTAAGGTATTAAAGGGTTTTGCATCAAATAATTATTTTCCCAAATTTGTCGAACTGTTTGAGGAGCTTTGGGTAGAATTAGCTAGTGGTTTGGAAGGATTGCTGCAAGATTTACAAGCCGAGAGAGATTTAGAAAACTGGAAATTCAAGCAGCAGGTAGAAGCTGCTGTGGCTGCTTGTCGTGAGGACAATGGTATTCCCACAGAGGATGAGATTGAAAAGCTGCGCCATAGCAAGGGAGGATATCCTAATGCTTATTACGAGTATCTCAACGAAATTCGCGCTCATCTATCCCAACATTTTCTACTTCTAGATGATGTTCTCAAACAGGAAATAAATAAAGTCAAAGCTCAAGTTGCTCAGATACTAATAGAACAAGGTAAATTAGGCAATATAACCGCAGCTAGGGAGTCAGAATTTATTGATGCGATCGCCGAAATAATTCCTGACCATTTAAACCGCCTCAAGTTAGGTTTTCAAACCTTAGCTCAATTCGATCTTTCCTATCGAGGTTTAATTCAGCACCGTATTCGCCAACATCTTGACGATCTCATTCCTGATGAAACCTCCTTGCAACTTTCTCCTTCTCCTTCTGCTGCTGAAGTATTAAGCTGTTTAAATTCCCTCCACGCTGAAGCTATCTATAAATGCGAAACCGCTTTAGACGATCTGTTAGCCGAACCCAATCAAGCTGCATTTGCAATTGTCGAAGAGTTTTTAGACCGTATTTTAAGAGCCAAAAAAGTTAGACAAGAATGGTTGAAATTCTTACAAGAAATCTACGATCGATTTTGGCTAGAGGAATTTGCCGAGTTTGCTCATAATAATAAAATAAGCCAGCAGTGGATTGTAGGAGTCGAAAGCGCGATCGCAGCCAATCAAAAAGACAATTTTCAGCCATTTGGGTATTGA